The DNA window AATTCTTGGGTGGATGATAAGAAGAAAACAGTCAACATTATTACTGAGCTCTTCACATCTGGGAATTTGAGACAGTATGTATTTGGTCTTTTTATGGTTTAAACTTCATTTTCTGTTTAGTTTACTTGCTTTCCTTTTGTCTGTCAGATACCGTAAGAAGCACAAACATGTTAATATGAAGGCCATAAAGAATTGGGCGCGACAGATTCTCCGAGGCTTGGACTATCTTCACAGTCACAATCCTCCCATTATTCATAGAGATTTGAAAggtgataatatttttattaatgggAATCATGGAGAAGTTAAGATTGGAGATCTTGGATTAGCTATTATTTTGAAGCAGCCTACTGCTCGAAGTGTGATTGGTATGCTAACAAATGAATGCATCACTTGTTgccttaatttaaaaaaagaacttaAGGGAAAATGTATTgaagttcttgtttctttacGCAAGGAACTCCTGAGTTCATGGCTCCTGAGCTTTATGAAGAGGAGTACAATGAGCTTATTGATGTGTATGCTTTTGGGATGTGCATGCTGGAGATGGTTACGTTTGAGTATCCTTATAGTGAATGTAAAAATCCGGCTCAGATCTTCAAGAAAGTTACCTCTGTAAGCGAAACAATTCCCACTTCCATTGTCATGTGTCACCCATTAGCTTTCTTTGCTGACAATACTTTCCATGCTGACCTTCTTAATCAGGGTATTAAGCCTGCTTCCCTTGATAAGGTGAGTGATCCACTAACCAAGGAGTTCATCAATAAATGTTTGGTTCCGGTGCAAGATAGGTTGTCTGCAAAAGAGCTTCTTAAAGATTCATTCCTTCAAGTTGAGAACCCCAAGGAATCAACGCATGATCTCCTACAGTTACCTAACCATGTTcctaaatcaataaatttgcCAAAGAGTGAACCTATTGACATTGACCTCAAACAACATTCTATGACCACCAGTGCTGAAAGCAATAGTGGGAGTCCACTGTTTCCAGACATGGAATTCCAGACTATGAACAAGAACAATGAGTTTAGGTTACGTGGAAATAAAACCGACGACAACTCGGTGGTGTTAACCTTGCGTATTGCAGACTCGAACGGTCAGCTCAACTTTGTGTCTAAATGTTTGCCCTTTTTGTCTGTGATTGgtttttgttcctttctcaTTATCTATATGAACTACACTTTAACTTGCAGGTCGAGTGAGGAATATACATTTTACGTTTTATCTTGATTCTGATACTGCACTATCAGTGGCAGCTGAAATGGCTGAACAATTGGAGTTGGAAAATCATGATGTTGATTTCGTAGCTGAACTTATTGACTTATTGATAACAAAACTGGTACCTGGTTGGAAGCCGATGTTTGATTATTCCTTACATGGAGAGTTGAGTCTTTGTGGCGGCCCCCCTACCCTTTTAAGTGCCAAATCATCTATTGCATCTCCATGGGATTCAATGTTAAATGGGGTGGATGATGGTCTGCAATCTAATGGAGATGGTGGCTGGGCTGATGATATTCCCGGTAGTCAAATTTTTGATACTTGCCCTTCTTCTCCCAGCTTCGCTAAGTTTGAGGACCTGAGTTCTCATACTTCATTCGCATCAGAGTTATTGGTCAAAGACTGTTCGACCAAAAGTGCTAAGGTGATGGATTGCTCGAATACTGTTGATGGAAGCTCAAAGGGGTCGAGCTGGTCGGCTGCGGAACTAGAGCTCCAAGGTGCATCAGATGTTGGAAAGTTGAATCCCATGGATTATTTTGTGAAGAACTCAGTGATGTCATTGGCAAATGAAGCAGCAGCTAATGTGATGAGCTTGACAAGCAGTTGCTCTTCGCTATCCTTAACGGACAAGGATCTGGATGCCGAACTGGAGATGGAACTTGATGCTATTGAGAGACATTATCAGCAGCTGGTGGAGGAGCTGTCTCGAATGAGAGAGGAGGCAGTAGAGGCCACCAGAAAGAGATGGATTGCAAAGAAGAAGCTGATTCATTGAGTGCACATACATGCATACACacacttcattttatttttctggtcgtgtgttgttttttttttttgttcgtttcGTGTGTCCCTCTGGATGAAAGCATGAGCAGGACAACATGATATATACTTTGAAAGGTTGAATCCCTAGGGTGGGCGCGCCTGGTTTTGGTAGAAGTCGCTGTCCCAAAAGTGGATTCTTTTTTGTACTTTTGGAGTTGAATTCTGTGCACAACACATTCTATCTAAACCCAACTCATTCTTTTTCCCAACTTCTAACTGTGTTCAATCAATGCATATCAGCTTTTCATTACGCATAAAAGTTGAATTTGTGTCCAAgatttcaacatttttctcaatgaattCATGGCTGGGAATGTTAAGGgaataaacttgtaatttagcGTAATATTTTAGTAATATGTTTAGTAAATAACAGGGGCCATAGGCATTTATGCAGTCGTATTAGTCATTCATGACAAGTTTAATCTCAAAATGTCGTTTTCTTAGATATTCAAAACTATATGAAGTGTCtggggaaaataaaataaagggaTTACTTGTCGTGAACCTTTTATCCACTCATATCTGCAAGGAAGCAGAGAagatatcataatatatatatatatatatatttatataaattcaaagctgtttgatttgatatgaacaatattttaaagcaACAAGTTTTCAttgtaaatcatatttatgaACACGAGTTCTATAAAATTAAGTAACATATAATGAATATGCGTCattatcttttattaaaataaaaaaaaaaaaaaagaaaaaaaaaaaggaaaatattgttattgttaAGAAAATCCCTGAATGATCGCCAGCATTTGGCAAATTCATCCTTTAAAAGGAACAACTTTACATACCTTTCCGAGTGATTGGTTTCGAAGGTGCAGAAGAGgatcattatcatcatcatcatcatcaataatGGCGGACTTGATGATCGGGGCGCGGCTGTACAGTTGCCAGAATTGCAGTAATGAAGTATCACGACATGATGACATTATTTCGAAAGGGTTTCAGGTAACAACAAAGAAgtttgggttttgattttgttatttataggAATAATTTGCTGTGTTGGTGCAGTCGCTGCGGGGAAGAGCGTTCTTGTTCTACGAAGCAAGGAATGTGGAAGAGGGGCCTCAACAGGAGAAGATGTTACTCAGCGGAACATACATAGTTTCTGATTTGTTTTGTTCGGAGTGTGGCCAAATGTTGGGATGGAAATACATTAAGGCTTATGATGAAACTCAGAGGTACAAAGAAGGCAAAGTGGTTTTGGAGAAGTTCAAGATCACCAACGAATGTTgctaatttcatttcatttcatttcatttcatttcatttcatttcatttcatttcccataactctttctcctttctctgtAACATAATTCCTCAATTCCTGTTACCTTCTTTCTTTATGAAATAATCATTCAAGCCTTGAATTCTCTACTAACTTCCATTTTCAACCTTCTCCATTTAGTCACCACCCCCTATCACATACCATAAACTTCGCCGATTTCAAGCAGCTTCACTACCAAATTGTAGACGGCGACTATCTCACAATCTGGATATACAATCTTACGAGACCCATTAGACAATCAAAACTTGACCATTATCCATGGAACTAAATTTGGCCAACGAGTAGGGTATCAGATCCCTACATATGGCTTTAATTGACCTCAAAAACAAGACGATGTCCTAATGCACCTAACCTCTCATCTCATGTAACATTAAATCCGGAGAATTACACAAGATTGCCGTAATCTGCCATTTTGTTATATCAACCTGTTCCAACGTTTTTACTTACCTCAAGCATGCTGGATAGTTCCCAAGTACACAATTGTTAAGACAAAGACGACAGGcttcaaaaaatatatcaaaaccACGGTTTCTTCATTATACCAAATCTACCAACATTAGTTCGAATACTCAACACGAGGGTTGTACAGAAACTCCTCACTATCCCTTAACACCCCAGACCTAAACCTATGAATGTAACTAcggaaaattataaattagatttCCATCGGGTTCATGACCTCCAAATGGGTCGGGTCCAATTTCCTTTAGGTTCTTGACCTCCGAATGGGTGAACGACTGTCAACAAAGGCATGAGAAAAGGAGTGCTTAGCTAGAATTACAAGGCTATGGTAACTCAAAATAGAGGCTGGCTGTGCCAAATATCAAAGAATAAAGATTACCTGCGAACACTACCATATTCAGGGCTTCGATTCCTGCCTAATTCAGGGCTCCGATCCCTGCCTATTCCAGGGCTCCGATCCCTGCCTATTCCAGGGCTCCGATCCCTGCCTATTCCAGGGCTCCGATCCCTGCCTATTCCAGGGCTCCGATCCCTGCCTATTCCAGGGCTCCGATCCCTGCCTATTCCAGGGCTCCGATCCCTGCCTATTCCAGGGCTCCGATCCCTGCCTATTCCAGGGCTCCGATCCCTGCCTATTCCAGGGCTCCGATCCCTGCCTATTCCAGGGCTCCGATCCCTGCCTATTCCAGGGCTCCGATCCCTGCCTATTCCAGGGCTCCGATCCCTGCCTATTCCAGGGCTCCGATCCCTGCCTATTCCAGGGCTCCGATCCCTGCCTATTCCAGGGCTCCGATCCCTGCCTATTCCAGGGCTCCGATCCCTGCCTATTCCAGGGCTCCGATCCCTGCCTATTCCAGGGCTCCGATCCCTGCCAACTTCAGGGCTCCGATTCCTGCCAACTTCAGGGCTCCGATTCCTGCCAAATTCAGGGCTCCGATTCCTGCCAAATTCAGGGCTCCGATTCCTGCCATAATCAGGGCTCCGATTCCTGCCATAATCAGGGCTCCGATTCCTGCCATAATCAGGGCTCCGATTCCTGCCATAATCAGGGCTCCTACGTCGTTCATAAGGGCCATTATACCTGTCATAAGCAGGGCTGCGAGCTCGTCCGTAGTCAGGACTTGGTCGACGGTGATACACAGGACTAGGTGACCTCCGATAAGGACTATCCCCAAGCCGCCCATAAGCTGCTCTTCGAGGGCTATCGTCATAATGGTCACCCCTCTCACCGTCATCCCTCAAAGCATACTCCACTGATACAACCCTGTCTAATATTTTGCTGCAAAATTacaaagaacaacaaaatattttacgCCGTTTAGagagtaaagaaaataaatacaccAAATAAAAAGAGCAAGCATGCATGCAGGAGACTCAAAACTCAGCTTACCTCATGTGGGTACACTCAAGGGCCTTGGTTGCCTCCTCCTGCGTCTCAAATTGTACAAATGCAAAGTTCCTTCTAATGCGAACATTGAGCACCTTTCCATAAGGTTCAAAGTGTCTTTCAATATCATGAACTCTAGTACGAATCGGGTCGAAATTGATCACAAACAAGGTTTTGGTTGGCCTCTGATTTGCCATCGACTTGGATCCATCACGACTGCGACCTCGTTCGCCCTAacccaaccaaaccaaaagCTAATGTTAAAATCACCTATTGCTGGCAGATATGAATATCttga is part of the Cucurbita pepo subsp. pepo cultivar mu-cu-16 chromosome LG03, ASM280686v2, whole genome shotgun sequence genome and encodes:
- the LOC111790616 gene encoding probable serine/threonine-protein kinase WNK10 isoform X1, with translation MESLDTAAEKDPTGRYVRFDEIVGRGAFKTVYKAFDEIDGIEVAWNQVRIDGFLQSPEDLEKLYSEVLLLKSLRHENIIKFYNSWVDDKKKTVNIITELFTSGNLRQYRKKHKHVNMKAIKNWARQILRGLDYLHSHNPPIIHRDLKGDNIFINGNHGEVKIGDLGLAIILKQPTARSVIGTPEFMAPELYEEEYNELIDVYAFGMCMLEMVTFEYPYSECKNPAQIFKKVTSGIKPASLDKVSDPLTKEFINKCLVPVQDRLSAKELLKDSFLQVENPKESTHDLLQLPNHVPKSINLPKSEPIDIDLKQHSMTTSAESNSGSPLFPDMEFQTMNKNNEFRLRGNKTDDNSVVLTLRIADSNGRVRNIHFTFYLDSDTALSVAAEMAEQLELENHDVDFVAELIDLLITKLVPGWKPMFDYSLHGELSLCGGPPTLLSAKSSIASPWDSMLNGVDDGLQSNGDGGWADDIPGSQIFDTCPSSPSFAKFEDLSSHTSFASELLVKDCSTKSAKVMDCSNTVDGSSKGSSWSAAELELQGASDVGKLNPMDYFVKNSVMSLANEAAANVMSLTSSCSSLSLTDKDLDAELEMELDAIERHYQQLVEELSRMREEAVEATRKRWIAKKKLIH
- the LOC111790616 gene encoding probable serine/threonine-protein kinase WNK4 isoform X2, which codes for MKAIKNWARQILRGLDYLHSHNPPIIHRDLKGDNIFINGNHGEVKIGDLGLAIILKQPTARSVIGTPEFMAPELYEEEYNELIDVYAFGMCMLEMVTFEYPYSECKNPAQIFKKVTSGIKPASLDKVSDPLTKEFINKCLVPVQDRLSAKELLKDSFLQVENPKESTHDLLQLPNHVPKSINLPKSEPIDIDLKQHSMTTSAESNSGSPLFPDMEFQTMNKNNEFRLRGNKTDDNSVVLTLRIADSNGRVRNIHFTFYLDSDTALSVAAEMAEQLELENHDVDFVAELIDLLITKLVPGWKPMFDYSLHGELSLCGGPPTLLSAKSSIASPWDSMLNGVDDGLQSNGDGGWADDIPGSQIFDTCPSSPSFAKFEDLSSHTSFASELLVKDCSTKSAKVMDCSNTVDGSSKGSSWSAAELELQGASDVGKLNPMDYFVKNSVMSLANEAAANVMSLTSSCSSLSLTDKDLDAELEMELDAIERHYQQLVEELSRMREEAVEATRKRWIAKKKLIH
- the LOC111790637 gene encoding protein yippee-like At4g27745, translated to MADLMIGARLYSCQNCSNEVSRHDDIISKGFQSLRGRAFLFYEARNVEEGPQQEKMLLSGTYIVSDLFCSECGQMLGWKYIKAYDETQRYKEGKVVLEKFKITNECC
- the LOC111790621 gene encoding serine/arginine-rich splicing factor RS31-like isoform X1 — encoded protein: MRPIFVGNFGYDTRQSELERLFAKYGRVERIDMKSGFAFVYFEEERDAEDSIRSLDNMPFGYDRRRLSVEWARGERGRSRDGSKSMANQRPTKTLFVINFDPIRTRVHDIERHFEPYGKVLNVRIRRNFAFVQFETQEEATKALECTHMSKILDRVVSVEYALRDDGERGDHYDDSPRRAAYGRLGDSPYRRSPSPVYHRRPSPDYGRARSPAYDRYNGPYERRRSPDYGRNRSPDYGRNRSPDYGRNRSPDYGRNRSPEFGRNRSPEFGRNRSPEVGRNRSPEVGRDRSPGIGRDRSPGIGRDRSPGIGRDRSPGIGRDRSPGIGRDRSPGIGRDRSPGIGRDRSPGIGRDRSPGIGRDRSPGIGRDRSPGIGRDRSPGIGRDRSPGIGRDRSPGIGRDRSPGIGRDRSPGIGRDRSPGIGRDRSPGIGRDRSPELGRNRSPEYGSVRSRSPIRRSRT
- the LOC111790621 gene encoding serine/arginine-rich splicing factor RS31-like isoform X2 yields the protein MQRLYSYMCISPPIFAGFAFVYFEEERDAEDSIRSLDNMPFGYDRRRLSVEWARGERGRSRDGSKSMANQRPTKTLFVINFDPIRTRVHDIERHFEPYGKVLNVRIRRNFAFVQFETQEEATKALECTHMSKILDRVVSVEYALRDDGERGDHYDDSPRRAAYGRLGDSPYRRSPSPVYHRRPSPDYGRARSPAYDRYNGPYERRRSPDYGRNRSPDYGRNRSPDYGRNRSPDYGRNRSPEFGRNRSPEFGRNRSPEVGRNRSPEVGRDRSPGIGRDRSPGIGRDRSPGIGRDRSPGIGRDRSPGIGRDRSPGIGRDRSPGIGRDRSPGIGRDRSPGIGRDRSPGIGRDRSPGIGRDRSPGIGRDRSPGIGRDRSPGIGRDRSPGIGRDRSPGIGRDRSPGIGRDRSPGIGRDRSPELGRNRSPEYGSVRSRSPIRRSRT